Proteins encoded within one genomic window of Companilactobacillus zhachilii:
- a CDS encoding deoxynucleoside kinase — protein MIVLSGAIGAGKSSLAKLLSEHLGTEAFYEQVDNNPVLPLFYKDPKKYAFLLQIYFLNKRFESIKKAMVQDNNVLDRSIYEDSLFFHMNADMGRATPQEVKVYDELLDNMMQELPYAAAKKAPDLLVHLDISYDTMIHRIEKRGRSYEQPEQDPTLPEYYHQLLDRYDGWYDEYDYSPKMKLDGDKYDFVENPEDRQKVLDLIDEQLRQRGTLK, from the coding sequence ATGATCGTATTGAGCGGCGCAATTGGAGCCGGTAAGAGTTCATTGGCAAAATTATTATCAGAACATTTAGGAACAGAGGCTTTCTATGAACAGGTTGATAATAATCCCGTTTTGCCACTATTTTATAAGGACCCTAAGAAGTATGCATTCTTGCTACAAATCTACTTCTTGAACAAACGTTTTGAATCAATCAAGAAAGCTATGGTGCAAGATAACAATGTTTTGGACCGTTCTATCTATGAAGATTCACTATTTTTCCATATGAACGCAGATATGGGAAGAGCTACTCCACAAGAAGTTAAGGTTTATGATGAATTGCTAGATAATATGATGCAAGAATTACCATACGCTGCAGCTAAAAAAGCTCCAGATTTGTTAGTACACTTGGATATTTCATACGATACAATGATTCACCGTATTGAAAAACGTGGCCGTTCATACGAACAACCAGAACAAGATCCTACACTTCCAGAATATTATCACCAACTATTAGACCGTTATGACGGCTGGTATGATGAGTATGATTACAGTCCTAAGATGAAACTAGACGGAGACAAATACGATTTTGTTGAAAATCCAGAAGATCGTCAAAAGGTACTTGATTTAATCGATGAACAATTACGTCAACGTGGAACATTAAAATAG
- a CDS encoding QueT transporter family protein gives MSNLKTRDITQLALIAALYVAVTIAPGISAFSYGQIQFRVSEILMLLPFFNHKYSWSLIVGCFISNLFSAQLGMYDIVLGTLATAIACYIITKIPARNSLLWTVPVVCAVVNGIIVGAELHFVLKLPFWLNFVTVGFGELVVVAIGAVIFYFLMRNKSFSKLIG, from the coding sequence TTGAGTAATTTAAAAACAAGAGATATCACCCAATTGGCATTGATTGCGGCCCTTTATGTGGCTGTGACAATTGCACCAGGAATTTCGGCCTTTTCATATGGTCAAATTCAATTCCGTGTTTCTGAAATTTTAATGTTATTGCCATTCTTTAATCATAAGTACAGTTGGTCATTGATTGTCGGATGTTTCATTTCAAATCTTTTCAGTGCTCAATTAGGGATGTATGATATTGTCTTAGGAACTTTAGCAACGGCGATTGCCTGTTATATTATCACTAAGATTCCCGCACGTAACAGTTTACTTTGGACAGTTCCAGTTGTCTGTGCCGTAGTTAACGGTATTATTGTTGGAGCCGAATTGCACTTCGTTTTGAAGCTACCATTTTGGTTGAACTTTGTGACAGTTGGTTTTGGTGAACTAGTTGTTGTTGCAATAGGTGCAGTGATTTTCTATTTCTTAATGAGAAATAAGAGTTTCAGCAAATTAATAGGGTAA
- a CDS encoding glycosyltransferase family 4 protein produces MNIGIFTDTYFPQVSGVATSIQTLKNDLERKGHSVYIFTTTDPNVPKNTIEPNIFRLASVPFISFTDRRIAIRGMFHAVDLAKELKLDIIHTQTEFSLGMMGKFVAKQLKIPFVHTYHTMYEDYLHYVLNGHLLKPYHVKQMTRLFLKNASGVVAPSVQVKETMDRYDIKTPISIIPTGVDLSEYTKPVNASAVREKLGIAEDTPVILMLSRIALEKKIDHMLKSMPELLKYNPKIMLVIVGDGPDMDELVQMSKDLGIGDNVIFTGEVEHDQISPYYHMANIFVSSSDTESQGLTYIEAIASGTKIIVRSAPYTDSLLTDPSVGVTFNEDDQLVPKIKTYLDHPNSFDDREARQKVLYGISSDGFGNAILDFYRRAEDYFVREKLSDSSIDPEEYSND; encoded by the coding sequence ATGAATATCGGAATTTTTACCGATACATACTTCCCCCAAGTGAGTGGGGTAGCTACATCAATCCAGACATTGAAAAATGATTTAGAGCGCAAAGGTCACTCCGTATATATTTTTACAACGACTGATCCTAACGTACCCAAGAATACGATTGAGCCTAATATTTTTCGTCTGGCCAGTGTACCTTTTATCTCATTCACCGATCGAAGAATTGCTATCCGCGGAATGTTTCATGCTGTTGATTTAGCTAAAGAATTAAAACTAGATATTATCCACACACAAACTGAATTTTCATTAGGAATGATGGGAAAGTTTGTGGCTAAGCAGTTGAAAATTCCATTTGTTCACACATATCACACAATGTATGAAGATTATTTACATTACGTTTTAAATGGTCATTTATTGAAGCCTTATCATGTTAAGCAAATGACACGTTTATTCTTGAAAAATGCTTCTGGAGTTGTAGCCCCAAGTGTGCAAGTTAAAGAAACAATGGATCGTTATGATATTAAGACACCAATCTCAATCATTCCAACCGGGGTCGACTTGTCAGAGTATACGAAACCTGTCAATGCCTCAGCTGTTCGTGAGAAATTGGGTATCGCTGAAGACACGCCGGTAATTTTGATGTTGAGTCGAATCGCTTTGGAGAAAAAAATTGACCACATGTTGAAGTCAATGCCAGAGCTTTTGAAATACAATCCTAAAATTATGTTGGTAATCGTTGGTGATGGTCCTGATATGGACGAGTTGGTTCAAATGAGCAAGGACTTGGGCATCGGTGATAATGTTATTTTTACTGGTGAAGTTGAACATGATCAAATTTCACCTTATTATCACATGGCTAATATTTTTGTTTCTTCTAGTGATACGGAATCGCAAGGTTTAACTTATATCGAAGCAATCGCATCAGGGACAAAAATCATTGTTCGTAGTGCTCCATATACGGACAGCTTGTTGACTGATCCTTCAGTTGGTGTAACATTCAACGAAGATGACCAGTTAGTACCTAAGATTAAGACGTATCTCGATCACCCTAATTCATTTGATGACCGTGAAGCACGTCAAAAGGTACTATATGGTATTTCATCTGATGGATTTGGTAATGCGATTCTTGACTTCTACCGTCGAGCTGAAGACTACTTTGTCAGAGAGAAGCTTTCAGATTCATCAATTGATCCAGAGGAGTATTCGAATGATTAA